CAGGAAAAACGATGAATAAAAGCCAAAATATTGCACAGATTATTAAGTATCACAGAAAAAAAGCTGGTCTGAACCAAGGCGAGCTTTCAAAATTAGCTGGGGTGGGGAAGACAGCGGTGTTCGACCTTGAGAAGGGAAAGGAGACTATGCAATTCGATACGATTAGAAAAATCTTACACGCACTTAATATTATTGTCAGGTTAGAAAGCTCACTTATGCAAGATTACGAGCGCGAGGTATCTGATGAAAAGAGCTAAGGTTTTTGTGAAGGGAATCGAAGCCGGTGTGCTGGAAGAATTGACGAGAGGTATCGAGTACATATTTCGATATCTCGATTCCTACGAGGGCGATCCTGTTTCGCTGACCATGCCGATAGAACAACGTGAGATACGCTTCAATTGCTTCCCACCTTTCTTTGATGGTGTTCTTCCTGAGGGAGTGATGTTAGATGGTTTGTTACGTCAAAGAAAAATTGACAAGTATGATTTCTTCAGCCAACTGGTTGCTGTTGGAAAAGACCTCGTCGGTGCAGTTACAGTAGAGGAAATATCATGAGCCGCTGTCCGATTACATACGAAGAGATTCAATCCGGAACCCGTTATTCTTCTCAAGGATTGAAACTGTTAGCCCGTCAGTTAAAGAATCTTGAGGATATTCCATATTCCGCAGAGGAACAGAGAAACGAAGCTGTTGTCCGGGCTTCGAAGATGTCAATACAAGGAATGCAACCGAAGTTGAGTGCCGTACTGAACATTGCTCAGGGAAAATTCGAAGTAGTTGATAATGGGGGTGTTTACATCCTCAAACCACAAAGCTATTTTCCAGAAGTACCGGAGAACGAAGACCTCACAATGAAACTTGCCTATTTATTGGGTATCGAGGTACCGCTCCATGGTTTGATTTATTCCAAAGATAAGTCACTCACTTACTTTATCAAACGGTTTGATCGTATTCCAAGAAAAAAAAAACTCTCCGTTGAAGATTTTGCTCAACTGTCGTGCAAAACGCGCGATACAAAATATGATTCAAGTATGGAACAGATTATTTCAATCATTGATAGATATTGTACTTTTCCGCTGATCGAGAAGGTGAAATTATTTCGGCTAACTCTTTTTAATTTTCTGATAGGTAATGAAGATATGCACCTTAAAAACTTTTCTTTGATTAGGAGGGATAGGAAAATCGAACTTTCACCTGCTTACGACTTGCTGAACACGACGATTGCTCTCCGCAATGTAACGGAAGAAATAGCTCTACCACTGGGAGGGAAAAAGCGGAATCTTACCAGAAAATTGCTGATAGAATATTTCGGATATGAACGACTTAAGTTAAACGAACCTGTAATCCAAGATGTTCTTACAAAGTTATCGTCAGTTTTTAATTTGTGGGAAGAAACTATTAAAAAGAGTTTTCTTTCTGAGTCAATGCAGGATAAATATTTCGAGTTGCTTACAAAGCGTAGGAAGGTACTCGGTATTTAGCAAAGAGAGTCAGAAAATGAATCAGATAATTAGGATAAAAGATCAATCCTCTACTTTATTTATAACGTGTTAATATTATTGTTAGATATGTGAAATTATGGTAGGTAGAACTTCTCCTTGATCCAAATTAACACCTACGTTTCATATTGTAATTTATAGTATTTTTTGTTAAGTTAATAATAGTAGTTATGAATAAATTGAATTTAGTGAAATATGAAATCACGATTTAAAGATAAGTTGGCGGCACTTCTTTTAGCAGAAATGTCGGAAAGATTAAGGGATCGTGAAAAAATCAAACAATATCTTTCTGAATTTACAGCTTTCCCCCCAGAAAAAGTTACTGAAGAGTTTTTAAATGAGTTCGAAAATTTTTTAGGTAGCGATAAACGTGGCGAAATTGCAAAACGCTTGCATCAATCACTCTTCCAAAAGATTGAAACACCGCTAACAGAAATTTCCGTTGCCCCGCCAGAAGAGACTCATGAATTTCTAAAACTAAAAATAGATATTGAACCTATTCAAACCGAAGAGATTGTTGTTACTGCAAGCTCAATCGAAAATGAGATAGTTTCACAAGAACAGGTTCAAGAAACTTCTACGATTGTACAAGAAATTGAAATTTCCCAACCTGAAGAAAAAATATTCGGTGCTGATGAAGTTGAAATCGAAAGTGAGATAGTACAACAAGAACCGGTGCAAGAATTTGCTTCTGATGAAAAAGAAATTATGGGACAGGATGAAGTATTTGCACCTCCAACTATCATAGATGAGCCGACAGAAATCGAACGCCCATCAGTGTTCTTTAAGAAAGAGAAAAAAACTCAGATTGAAATTTATCCTAACGACTGGTTATGTTTATATGGATTTACCTACGCACCGAATAGTGAAGGTAAAGGCTTCCCTTCGGTTGAGTTGGAAGTAAAAGGGATTGGTGAGAATGGAAATATATTCGGGGTGGATTATGGAGATGTTCGATTTTTTATGAGCAAGATAAACATAGACAAATATGTTACTATAAAAACCGGATCAAATATTTTAAAGCCTCAAGAAAAAATGAAGTTAAAGTTAGAATATGCTTACGCTTTAAATCAGATGCATACAACCGAAATGCTGGTAACTTTGAATTTTTGGACTTTGCAGCAGGGAAGAGAAGCAGTTGTGCGAGTTGTTGAAGATCGGTATTTAGATTTCTTACATAGTTTGATTGATGTTCATGATGCGATCGATTGGGATGTCGAAGTTTTGGTAATGGATAGTGAAATTTTGAAAGCGGTTAGTGCAACCTCTCAGGAAAGAACCGTTAGTGCACGATTACAACCACGCGAATCGAAAATCCAAAGGATAGATTACAAACAACAAGAACGTGTTCTTTTCAAAGAAAAAGAAATTGCGCAAAAAATAAACTTGGAACTAACAAAGATTGCAAATAAGATTAAAGTAGATCATATCATAACACTCGATAGTTCTTTCCTCGAAGATTGGAAGCCAATTTTCAGTGCACGCTATATTATCGGGAAGGATAAACGCAAGGCATTCCATCAGGCAATACTTGAAAAACAGAATGAATATAAGGACTTCAAGGTTATAATAAATGTATCAAGTCCTAAAGTTCATTTTAAATTTTAAGTGAAAATGCAATTCTTAAGCGGCGAAGAGCTATTTGAAAAATCTACCGATTATTGTTTTCTAATCGACTGCGACGGTATCATAGTTGATCTGAACCCATCAGCATCTGAATCGTTGGGCTTAGTTCGTAATGAAATGGTTGGGAAATCTGTAGTTGATCTTATTACAAAAGAACACCACTTCTCTTTTCAAAAATCAATCCGAAGTTTATTAAAAAACAAGACTATCTCCTCACTCGAATCTGAATTTATTTCCTCAAAATCCGGAAACTTAAATGTAACCGTTTCCATCCTTCGGCTTCAAAAAAATAGTACTGATAAGCCAATTTTATTTTTAAGCGCACGCG
This genomic stretch from Bacteroidota bacterium harbors:
- a CDS encoding HipA N-terminal domain-containing protein — protein: MKRAKVFVKGIEAGVLEELTRGIEYIFRYLDSYEGDPVSLTMPIEQREIRFNCFPPFFDGVLPEGVMLDGLLRQRKIDKYDFFSQLVAVGKDLVGAVTVEEIS
- a CDS encoding GvpL/GvpF family gas vesicle protein, whose amino-acid sequence is MKSRFKDKLAALLLAEMSERLRDREKIKQYLSEFTAFPPEKVTEEFLNEFENFLGSDKRGEIAKRLHQSLFQKIETPLTEISVAPPEETHEFLKLKIDIEPIQTEEIVVTASSIENEIVSQEQVQETSTIVQEIEISQPEEKIFGADEVEIESEIVQQEPVQEFASDEKEIMGQDEVFAPPTIIDEPTEIERPSVFFKKEKKTQIEIYPNDWLCLYGFTYAPNSEGKGFPSVELEVKGIGENGNIFGVDYGDVRFFMSKINIDKYVTIKTGSNILKPQEKMKLKLEYAYALNQMHTTEMLVTLNFWTLQQGREAVVRVVEDRYLDFLHSLIDVHDAIDWDVEVLVMDSEILKAVSATSQERTVSARLQPRESKIQRIDYKQQERVLFKEKEIAQKINLELTKIANKIKVDHIITLDSSFLEDWKPIFSARYIIGKDKRKAFHQAILEKQNEYKDFKVIINVSSPKVHFKF
- a CDS encoding helix-turn-helix domain-containing protein, with protein sequence MNKSQNIAQIIKYHRKKAGLNQGELSKLAGVGKTAVFDLEKGKETMQFDTIRKILHALNIIVRLESSLMQDYEREVSDEKS
- a CDS encoding HipA domain-containing protein, with the protein product MSRCPITYEEIQSGTRYSSQGLKLLARQLKNLEDIPYSAEEQRNEAVVRASKMSIQGMQPKLSAVLNIAQGKFEVVDNGGVYILKPQSYFPEVPENEDLTMKLAYLLGIEVPLHGLIYSKDKSLTYFIKRFDRIPRKKKLSVEDFAQLSCKTRDTKYDSSMEQIISIIDRYCTFPLIEKVKLFRLTLFNFLIGNEDMHLKNFSLIRRDRKIELSPAYDLLNTTIALRNVTEEIALPLGGKKRNLTRKLLIEYFGYERLKLNEPVIQDVLTKLSSVFNLWEETIKKSFLSESMQDKYFELLTKRRKVLGI